A single Brucella intermedia LMG 3301 DNA region contains:
- the adhP gene encoding alcohol dehydrogenase AdhP: protein MAKTMKAAVVRAFGKPLTIEEVPVPEPGPGQIQVAIQASGVCHTDLHAAEGDWPVKPNPPFIPGHEGVGYVSAVGSGVKHVKEGDRVGVPWLYTACGHCRHCLGGWETLCEAQENTGYSVNGGFAEYVIADPNFVGHLPKSIDFNEIAPVLCAGVTVYKGLKVTDTKPGDWVVISGVGGLGHMAVQYAKAMGLNVAAVDIDDKKLDLARRLGATVTVNAKTHNDPAAYIKKETDGGAQGVLVTAVSPIAFEQALGMVSRGGTVSLNGLPPGDFPLSIFNMVLNGVTVRGSIVGTRLDLQESLDFAGDGKVRATIRTEKLEDINSIFDDMRQGNIEGRVVMDLTQ, encoded by the coding sequence ATGGCAAAGACAATGAAAGCCGCCGTGGTGCGCGCATTCGGAAAGCCCCTGACGATTGAAGAAGTGCCGGTACCCGAACCCGGCCCCGGCCAGATACAGGTGGCCATTCAGGCGTCGGGGGTTTGCCATACCGATCTGCACGCAGCCGAGGGTGATTGGCCGGTCAAGCCCAATCCCCCGTTCATTCCGGGCCATGAGGGCGTCGGTTACGTCTCTGCCGTGGGTAGCGGCGTCAAACATGTGAAGGAAGGTGACCGGGTCGGCGTTCCCTGGCTCTACACCGCATGCGGGCATTGCCGCCATTGCCTGGGCGGCTGGGAAACGCTCTGCGAAGCACAGGAGAATACGGGCTATTCGGTCAATGGCGGCTTTGCCGAATATGTGATTGCCGATCCCAATTTCGTCGGCCATTTGCCGAAGAGTATCGATTTCAACGAAATCGCGCCGGTCCTGTGTGCGGGCGTAACGGTCTACAAGGGCCTCAAGGTTACAGATACGAAGCCCGGCGACTGGGTTGTCATCTCCGGCGTTGGCGGACTGGGCCATATGGCGGTGCAATATGCCAAGGCCATGGGGCTCAATGTTGCTGCTGTCGATATCGACGACAAAAAGCTCGATCTTGCGCGCAGGCTCGGCGCAACTGTAACCGTCAACGCCAAGACGCATAACGATCCGGCGGCCTATATCAAGAAGGAAACCGATGGCGGCGCGCAGGGCGTGCTGGTTACGGCGGTTTCGCCGATCGCCTTCGAACAGGCGCTGGGCATGGTGTCGCGCGGCGGCACGGTCTCGCTGAACGGCCTGCCGCCCGGCGACTTCCCGCTTTCCATCTTCAATATGGTGCTGAACGGCGTTACAGTGCGCGGATCGATTGTCGGCACCCGGCTCGATCTGCAGGAGTCGCTCGATTTTGCCGGTGATGGCAAGGTGCGAGCCACCATCCGCACCGAAAAGCTGGAGGATATCAACTCCATCTTTGACGATATGCGGCAGGGCAATATCGAAGGCCGCGTGGTCATGGACCTCACGCAATAA
- a CDS encoding DUF779 domain-containing protein: MAEKHPDTDHGQVSATPAALDLIWQLQAEYGPIMFHQSGGCCDGSSPMCYPQGEFIVGDTDVKLGEIGGAPVYISGPQYEAWKHTELIIDVVPGRGGMFSLDNGREVRFLTRSRVCSIP; this comes from the coding sequence ATGGCGGAGAAACACCCCGATACGGACCACGGACAGGTGAGCGCCACACCGGCCGCACTTGATCTCATCTGGCAATTGCAGGCCGAATATGGGCCGATCATGTTTCACCAGTCGGGTGGTTGTTGCGATGGGTCATCGCCGATGTGCTATCCACAAGGCGAATTCATCGTGGGCGACACGGACGTGAAACTCGGAGAAATCGGTGGTGCCCCGGTCTATATCAGCGGTCCGCAATATGAGGCCTGGAAACATACCGAACTCATCATCGATGTCGTTCCCGGACGCGGAGGCATGTTTTCCCTCGACAATGGCCGCGAGGTTCGCTTTCTGACGCGATCGCGGGTCTGCTCAATTCCCTGA
- a CDS encoding LacI family DNA-binding transcriptional regulator produces the protein MAAAGKRATIHDVARLAGVSIKTVSRVYNDEPNVREAIREKVRQAGSELRYRPNAAARNLVERRSHLIGLFFENPSASYVTELQMGALERLRDTRYRLLIFPVENRDDIRGALIETAHASGLDGIIVTPPMSDDPEILAELTASAMPFARVAGDVNVHPTDSVTIDDGAAAFDLMEYLLKLGHRRIAIVIGDPTHRSAELRLAGYRRALEQAGIERNPDYEVQGGFSFASGLAAGEKLLSLDEPPTAVFASNDDMAAAVMQIAYDHNVAIPDQLTVVGFDDSAIASMVSPQITTVRQPIFEMTRDAADMLLKQIETGHLSASRQIDYKLVIRQSSGKAPV, from the coding sequence ATGGCCGCAGCAGGAAAACGAGCAACCATTCATGATGTGGCACGCCTTGCCGGCGTGTCGATCAAGACAGTTTCACGCGTCTATAATGACGAACCGAATGTGCGCGAGGCCATCCGCGAAAAGGTCCGGCAGGCGGGAAGCGAGTTGCGATACCGCCCCAATGCCGCCGCCCGCAACCTTGTCGAACGCCGGTCTCACCTGATCGGTCTTTTCTTCGAAAATCCCAGCGCCAGCTACGTCACCGAATTGCAGATGGGTGCGCTGGAGCGGCTGCGCGACACACGATACCGCCTGCTGATCTTTCCCGTCGAAAATCGGGATGATATTCGCGGCGCGCTGATCGAAACGGCGCATGCCTCCGGCCTCGACGGCATCATCGTGACGCCGCCCATGTCGGACGATCCTGAAATCCTGGCCGAGCTGACGGCATCGGCGATGCCGTTTGCGCGGGTCGCGGGCGATGTGAATGTCCATCCGACCGACAGCGTCACGATTGATGACGGGGCTGCCGCCTTCGATCTCATGGAATATCTTCTGAAACTCGGCCATCGCCGGATCGCCATCGTCATTGGCGATCCAACCCATCGTTCGGCTGAACTGCGCCTGGCGGGCTATCGGCGCGCGCTGGAGCAAGCGGGGATCGAGCGTAACCCGGATTACGAGGTGCAGGGCGGTTTCAGTTTCGCAAGCGGCCTTGCTGCCGGAGAGAAACTGCTTTCGCTCGATGAGCCGCCGACGGCGGTGTTTGCGTCAAACGACGATATGGCGGCTGCCGTCATGCAGATCGCCTATGACCATAATGTTGCGATACCCGACCAGCTGACGGTGGTCGGCTTCGATGACAGCGCTATCGCCAGCATGGTCTCGCCGCAGATCACCACTGTCCGCCAGCCGATTTTCGAGATGACGCGCGACGCGGCGGACATGCTCTTGAAACAGATCGAAACCGGCCATTTGTCGGCTTCGCGACAGATTGATTATAAACTCGTCATCCGCCAGTCGTCCGGCAAGGCGCCGGTATAG
- a CDS encoding LTA synthase family protein: protein MPGVMENTAARRWSDAAIFGPARIAWPLRLAAIALASMVLSTLLVFAIEWIVRGSFADTMQFFRTPHKPAWTTVALFVVVLTASDAIFGRIHYGFIVVGPLALIAATTAREKSLYLGDPLYPSDFLYARQIVDLLPLLVRDRPWSAVGIALLLIASAALMFTVTLFWWRRFDPIPWKGRMLRLAFALPLLAWFAVISDYASFSLARDRLRILPIMWDQKENYAHNGFTMAFILNVPMATVFAPEGYSPEAIAAIEPPAQLIPAAFDSSKPDVIMVMSESFWDPTRLPGVAFSADPIPTVRAEQSGHVFSPEFGGMTANVEFEALTGFSKAFLPSGSIPYQQYIRRPLPSLASFFKDQGYATRAIHPYRQWFWNRGPVYESMGFDRFMSEENMPPLEKRGALASDAALTEEIIREADSMNAPFFFFAVSLQGHGPYEANRYPDSKLEVQTDASEHTRQSIRSYSQGAMDADASLARLMEWASKRDRETILVFFGDHLPPLGPVYVETGFMANRVASRTASAEDMMLQHETPLVLWSNKRGAERGSGTISPAFLPLHILDMAGMQHPYYTGFLRQLHERYRVVDNHAVFDRSENAEEGWQQRPPFPPLLRDYQMLQYDMIFGSNFARERFFPSHPEQS, encoded by the coding sequence ATGCCGGGTGTGATGGAAAATACCGCAGCGCGTCGCTGGAGCGATGCCGCGATTTTCGGGCCTGCCCGTATTGCCTGGCCGCTGCGCCTGGCCGCCATTGCGCTTGCTTCCATGGTGCTTTCGACCCTGCTGGTTTTCGCCATCGAATGGATCGTGCGCGGCTCGTTCGCCGATACGATGCAGTTCTTCCGCACACCGCACAAGCCCGCATGGACGACCGTGGCGCTTTTCGTCGTCGTGCTCACCGCAAGCGACGCCATTTTCGGGCGCATCCATTATGGCTTCATCGTCGTCGGGCCGCTGGCGCTGATTGCCGCCACGACCGCCCGTGAAAAAAGCCTTTATCTCGGCGATCCGCTCTATCCGAGCGATTTTCTCTATGCCCGTCAGATCGTGGATCTTCTGCCGCTGCTGGTGCGCGACCGGCCATGGAGCGCGGTGGGCATAGCCCTGCTGCTCATCGCCTCGGCAGCCTTGATGTTCACCGTGACGCTGTTCTGGTGGCGGCGTTTCGATCCGATTCCGTGGAAGGGGCGGATGCTGCGTCTTGCCTTCGCGCTGCCGCTGCTCGCCTGGTTCGCGGTCATTTCTGATTATGCGAGTTTTTCGCTGGCCCGTGACCGTCTGCGCATTCTGCCCATCATGTGGGACCAGAAGGAAAATTACGCGCATAACGGCTTCACCATGGCTTTCATCCTGAATGTGCCGATGGCAACCGTCTTCGCGCCGGAGGGCTATTCCCCGGAGGCGATTGCCGCCATCGAACCGCCCGCGCAGCTCATCCCTGCCGCATTCGACAGCAGCAAGCCGGATGTCATCATGGTAATGAGCGAATCCTTCTGGGATCCGACGCGCCTTCCCGGCGTGGCCTTCAGCGCCGATCCGATCCCGACAGTGCGTGCGGAACAGTCCGGCCATGTCTTCTCGCCGGAATTCGGCGGGATGACCGCCAATGTCGAGTTCGAGGCTCTGACCGGCTTTTCCAAGGCGTTCCTGCCTTCGGGCAGCATTCCGTACCAGCAATATATCCGTCGCCCGCTTCCCTCGCTTGCAAGCTTTTTCAAGGATCAGGGTTACGCCACGCGGGCCATCCATCCCTATCGCCAATGGTTCTGGAACCGTGGTCCCGTCTATGAAAGCATGGGCTTCGACCGGTTCATGTCAGAGGAAAACATGCCGCCGCTGGAAAAGCGCGGTGCGCTGGCGTCCGACGCTGCCTTGACCGAGGAAATCATCCGCGAAGCCGATTCCATGAATGCGCCGTTCTTCTTCTTCGCCGTTTCTCTTCAGGGACATGGCCCATATGAGGCCAACCGCTATCCGGATTCCAAACTCGAGGTGCAGACCGACGCCAGCGAGCATACCCGCCAGTCGATCCGTTCCTATTCGCAAGGGGCGATGGATGCCGATGCAAGCCTTGCAAGGCTGATGGAGTGGGCATCCAAGCGTGACCGCGAAACCATTCTCGTCTTCTTCGGCGACCATCTGCCGCCACTCGGCCCCGTCTATGTCGAGACCGGCTTCATGGCAAACCGGGTTGCAAGCCGCACCGCATCTGCCGAAGACATGATGCTGCAGCACGAAACCCCGCTGGTTCTCTGGTCAAACAAGCGTGGGGCCGAACGGGGATCGGGCACGATCAGCCCCGCCTTCCTGCCGCTGCACATTCTGGACATGGCCGGGATGCAGCACCCCTATTACACCGGCTTCCTGCGCCAGTTGCACGAGCGCTACCGGGTCGTTGACAATCATGCAGTGTTTGACCGGTCGGAGAATGCCGAAGAGGGCTGGCAACAACGGCCGCCCTTCCCGCCGCTGCTGCGCGATTATCAGATGCTGCAATATGACATGATCTTCGGCAGCAATTTTGCCCGCGAGCGCTTCTTCCCCTCGCATCCCGAACAGAGTTAG
- a CDS encoding ABC transporter ATP-binding protein produces the protein MTRFRINFRGPAFRNVLGYTFSHWRSQPVRLTLMIIGMLLATAADVLTPLYSGRLVDALSLGNDGAWDAAIHALIVLLALGALALITRQLTFYVITDFTLKIMSDMAASSFRRLQRFSTDWHANAFAGSTVRKVSRAMWALDLLNDTLIVALLPSVLMLLGSVALLSWYWPLMGLLVAIGSVLFIVCTIVISLGFVAPAATLANSWDTRMGGALADAISCNAVVKAFGAESREDMRLAKVVTKWRGRTRRTWLIGTLNGFIQGANLLVMRGVVIAFALYLWSQGKATAGDITFVLTAFFMLQGYLRDVGMHIRNLQRSVNDMEELVDIEAQPYGIADKPGAPAIKIGNGEITFNHVTFHYGNHESALYRDFSVKIEAGERVGLVGHSGSGKTTFVKLIQRLYDVSGGAIRIDGQNIADVTQASLRSQIAIVQQEPILFHRTLAENIAYARPGATQAEIEEAAKLASAHDFISRLPKGYATLVGERGVKLSGGERQRVAIARAFLANAPILILDEATSSLDSESEVLIQQAMERLMVGRTTLVIAHRLSTVRALDRLLVFDKGNILEEGDHDALIRKPDGIYRRLFERQALELTKGLEDVFS, from the coding sequence ATGACTCGGTTTCGCATCAATTTCCGGGGACCTGCATTTCGCAACGTCCTCGGCTACACTTTCAGCCACTGGCGAAGTCAGCCCGTGCGGCTGACGCTGATGATAATCGGCATGCTGCTCGCAACAGCCGCAGATGTTCTGACCCCGCTCTATTCCGGGCGGCTGGTCGACGCGCTTTCATTGGGCAATGACGGCGCATGGGATGCGGCCATTCATGCGCTGATCGTCCTGCTTGCGCTGGGTGCATTGGCGCTGATCACGCGCCAGCTGACCTTCTATGTCATCACAGACTTCACCTTGAAGATCATGAGCGACATGGCAGCCAGCTCGTTCCGCAGGCTGCAGCGGTTCTCGACCGACTGGCATGCCAATGCCTTTGCCGGATCGACCGTGCGCAAGGTCTCGCGGGCCATGTGGGCGCTCGACCTGCTCAACGATACGCTGATCGTGGCCCTGTTGCCATCGGTCCTGATGCTGCTCGGCTCGGTCGCACTTCTATCGTGGTACTGGCCGCTGATGGGCCTGCTGGTCGCCATCGGTTCGGTGCTGTTCATCGTCTGCACCATCGTGATCTCGCTCGGCTTCGTCGCCCCTGCGGCAACGCTTGCCAATAGCTGGGACACGCGCATGGGCGGCGCTTTGGCCGATGCCATTTCGTGCAATGCGGTTGTGAAGGCGTTCGGTGCGGAAAGCCGCGAAGATATGCGTCTTGCCAAGGTCGTCACCAAGTGGCGCGGCCGCACACGCCGCACATGGCTGATCGGTACGCTGAACGGCTTCATACAGGGTGCGAACCTGCTGGTGATGCGCGGCGTCGTCATTGCCTTTGCGCTCTATCTGTGGAGCCAGGGCAAGGCAACGGCGGGCGATATCACCTTCGTCCTGACCGCCTTCTTCATGTTGCAGGGCTATCTGCGCGATGTGGGCATGCATATCCGCAACCTGCAGCGTTCGGTCAACGACATGGAGGAACTGGTCGATATCGAGGCGCAGCCTTACGGTATTGCCGACAAGCCGGGTGCTCCGGCCATCAAAATTGGAAATGGCGAGATCACTTTCAATCACGTCACCTTCCATTATGGCAATCACGAATCTGCCCTCTATCGCGACTTCTCGGTCAAGATCGAGGCTGGCGAGCGCGTCGGTCTGGTCGGTCATTCGGGTTCGGGCAAGACGACTTTCGTCAAGCTGATCCAGCGGCTTTACGATGTCAGCGGCGGCGCTATCCGCATTGACGGGCAGAACATCGCCGATGTCACACAGGCATCGCTCCGATCGCAGATCGCCATCGTGCAGCAGGAGCCGATCCTGTTTCACCGGACGCTGGCCGAGAACATCGCCTATGCCCGCCCCGGTGCGACGCAGGCCGAGATCGAGGAAGCTGCGAAGCTTGCGAGCGCGCACGACTTCATCAGCCGCCTGCCGAAAGGCTATGCAACGCTTGTCGGTGAACGCGGTGTGAAGCTTTCGGGCGGTGAGCGCCAGCGTGTCGCCATTGCCCGTGCGTTTCTGGCAAATGCACCGATCCTCATTCTGGACGAGGCAACGTCGAGCCTCGATTCGGAATCGGAGGTGCTGATCCAGCAGGCGATGGAACGGCTGATGGTGGGCCGCACGACGCTTGTCATCGCACACCGGCTTTCGACGGTGCGGGCGCTTGACCGGCTGCTGGTCTTCGACAAGGGCAATATCCTCGAAGAAGGCGACCATGATGCGCTTATCCGCAAGCCGGACGGCATCTACCGCCGCCTGTTCGAGCGTCAGGCGCTGGAACTGACCAAGGGGCTGGAAGACGTCTTTTCGTAA